Proteins encoded in a region of the Amphiprion ocellaris isolate individual 3 ecotype Okinawa chromosome 21, ASM2253959v1, whole genome shotgun sequence genome:
- the LOC111581792 gene encoding zinc finger protein 436-like isoform X1, with the protein MSSVQRLVSGRLPAAFEDVFPVFEKTVVRQEEVDRQSRLLDVSWQPEIKLHRIGEEHWEGLSGEQQWTDGGEPQQEGFTGVYGEHSDLLQQRACKEQGVFDNQQLSNQNRNLTEPRQIKEKTEEPEPLQIKQEPEELCTRLHKNEPKPPRIKEEQQELWTSLDNEETHLFRIKEDQQEQEPPQTKEDQEELWMSLDNKGRDLLQIKEEQQELELPQIKEEQEELGMSLDNEEPDLIQIKEEREELWMSLDDEEAEPDFIQIKEEQEELWTSLDDEEPDLIQIKEEQEELWMSLDDEEPDLIEVIEEQEEYCTSPIVPMSESQCDTDTFKNSVNFEMDGKSLNIKPQIEDHSKSHTGGKPFFSNVCGKTFPSSDPLKVHMRTHTGGKPYCCEICGKTFARNDRLSRHMRAHTGEKPYLCNTCGKRLADMSTYKKHIALHTGEKPHLCNICGNRFIDESNLKRHIRTHTRGKPFFCNECGKSFSFNAPFKAHMRTHTGEKPYSCETCGRNFARSDKLLRHMRSHTGEKPYLCTTCGKRLADSSTYKKHMAIHMRTHTGEKLHSCETCGKTFRHINKLLCHMSTHTGEKPYLCNTCGNSFFDKSNFRRHIRTHTGEKPYPCKVCGRDFALSTTLKIHMRIHTGERPFVCIFCGNGFMNNSSLKYHMMTHRDKTSES; encoded by the exons ATGTCTTCGGTCCAGCGGCTGGTCAGCGGGCGGCTCCCTGCGGCTTTTGAAGACGTTTTCCCGGTGTTTGAGAAGACTGTGGTCCGACAGGAGGAGGTGGACCGTCAGAGCAGACTGCTGGATGTCAGCTGGCAGCCCGAAATAAAGCTGCACAGAATCGGCGAGGAACACTGGGAGGGTCTCAGTGGAGAACAGCAGTGGACTGATGGAGGAGAACCACAGCAGGAAGGATTCACTGGGGTCTATGGGGAACATTCAG ACCTCCTGCAACAACGTGCCTGTAAGGAACAGGGGGTTTTTGATAACCAGCAGCTCAGTAACCAGAACAGAAACTTAACAGAACCTCgacagattaaagaaaaaacagaggaaCCAGAACCTCTGCAGATAAAACAGGAACCGGAGGAACTCTGCACTAGACTGCACAAGAATGAACCTAAACCTCCACGGATTAAAGAGGAACAGCAGGAACTCTGGACAAGTCTGGACAACGAGGAAACACACCTTTTTCGGATTAAAGAGGACCAGCAGGAACAAGAGCCGCCACAGACTAAAGAGGATCAGGAGGAACTCTGGATGAGTCTGGACAATAAGGGGCGAGATCTTTtacagattaaagaggaacagcAGGAATTAGAGCTACCACAGATtaaggaggaacaggaggaactcgGGATGAGTCTGGACAATGAGGAACCAGATCTTATACAGATAAAGGAAGAACGGGAGGAACTCTGGATGAGTCTAGATGATGAGGAAGCGGAACCAGACTTTATACAGATTAAAGAAGAACAGGAGGAACTCTGGACGAGTCTAGATGATGAGGAACCAGACCTTATACAGATTAAAGAAGAACAGGAGGAACTCTGGATGAGTCTGGATGATGAGGAACCAGACCTTATAGAGGTTatagaggaacaggaggaataCTGCACCAGTCCCATTGTGCCCATGTCAGAGAGTCAGTGTGATACTGACACATTCAAAAACTCTGTAAATTTTGAAATGGATGGAAAATCCTTAAATATTAAGCCCCAAATTGAGGATCACAGCAAAAGTCACACAGGTGGGAAGCCATTTTTTAGCAATGTGTGTGGGAAAACTTTTCCTTCTAGCGATCCCTTGAAagtccacatgagaactcacacaggtggtAAGCCGTATTGTTGCGAAATCTGTGGGAAAACGTTCGCAAGAAATGATCGATTGTCTCGCCACATGAGGgcccacacaggtgagaagccatacCTTTGTAACACTTGTGGGAAAAGGCTTGCCGACATGTCAACATACAAAAAGCACATAGCACTCCACACAGGTGAAAAGCCTCACCTGTGTAACATCTGTGGCAATAGATTTATTGATGAGTCcaatttaaaaagacacattaGAACTCATACACGTGGGAAGCCATTTTTTTGCAACGAGTGTGggaaaagtttttcttttaacgCTCCCTTCAAAgcccacatgagaactcacacaggtgaaaaGCCGTATAGTTGTGAAACCTGTGGGAGAAATTTTGCAAGAAGTGATAAATTGTTGCGCCACATGAGaagtcacacaggtgagaagccgtacCTTTGTACCACCTGTGGGAAAAGGCTTGCTGACTCGTCAACATATAAAAAGCACATGGCaatccacatgagaactcacacaggtgagaagctgCATTCTTGTGAAACTTGTGGTAAAACTTTTAGACATATTAACAAGCTGTTGTGCCACATGAgcactcacacaggtgagaagccttacctctgtaacacctgtgggaatAGCTTTTTCGACAAATCAAATTTTCGAAGGCACATTAGAACCCACACAGGGGAGAAACCTTATCCTTGCAAAGTATGTGGCAGAGACTTTGCCCTTAGCACCACCTTAAAAATCCACATGAGGATTCATACAGGTGAGAGGCCGTTTGTTTGCATCTTCTGTGGGAATGGATTTATGAACAACTCTAGTCTGAAATACCACATGATGACTCACAGGGACAAGACTTCAGAGTCCTGA
- the LOC111581792 gene encoding gastrula zinc finger protein XlCGF57.1-like isoform X2 yields the protein MFSLCILGFSPDLLQQRACKEQGVFDNQQLSNQNRNLTEPRQIKEKTEEPEPLQIKQEPEELCTRLHKNEPKPPRIKEEQQELWTSLDNEETHLFRIKEDQQEQEPPQTKEDQEELWMSLDNKGRDLLQIKEEQQELELPQIKEEQEELGMSLDNEEPDLIQIKEEREELWMSLDDEEAEPDFIQIKEEQEELWTSLDDEEPDLIQIKEEQEELWMSLDDEEPDLIEVIEEQEEYCTSPIVPMSESQCDTDTFKNSVNFEMDGKSLNIKPQIEDHSKSHTGGKPFFSNVCGKTFPSSDPLKVHMRTHTGGKPYCCEICGKTFARNDRLSRHMRAHTGEKPYLCNTCGKRLADMSTYKKHIALHTGEKPHLCNICGNRFIDESNLKRHIRTHTRGKPFFCNECGKSFSFNAPFKAHMRTHTGEKPYSCETCGRNFARSDKLLRHMRSHTGEKPYLCTTCGKRLADSSTYKKHMAIHMRTHTGEKLHSCETCGKTFRHINKLLCHMSTHTGEKPYLCNTCGNSFFDKSNFRRHIRTHTGEKPYPCKVCGRDFALSTTLKIHMRIHTGERPFVCIFCGNGFMNNSSLKYHMMTHRDKTSES from the exons atgttctctctgtgcatacttgggttttctccag ACCTCCTGCAACAACGTGCCTGTAAGGAACAGGGGGTTTTTGATAACCAGCAGCTCAGTAACCAGAACAGAAACTTAACAGAACCTCgacagattaaagaaaaaacagaggaaCCAGAACCTCTGCAGATAAAACAGGAACCGGAGGAACTCTGCACTAGACTGCACAAGAATGAACCTAAACCTCCACGGATTAAAGAGGAACAGCAGGAACTCTGGACAAGTCTGGACAACGAGGAAACACACCTTTTTCGGATTAAAGAGGACCAGCAGGAACAAGAGCCGCCACAGACTAAAGAGGATCAGGAGGAACTCTGGATGAGTCTGGACAATAAGGGGCGAGATCTTTtacagattaaagaggaacagcAGGAATTAGAGCTACCACAGATtaaggaggaacaggaggaactcgGGATGAGTCTGGACAATGAGGAACCAGATCTTATACAGATAAAGGAAGAACGGGAGGAACTCTGGATGAGTCTAGATGATGAGGAAGCGGAACCAGACTTTATACAGATTAAAGAAGAACAGGAGGAACTCTGGACGAGTCTAGATGATGAGGAACCAGACCTTATACAGATTAAAGAAGAACAGGAGGAACTCTGGATGAGTCTGGATGATGAGGAACCAGACCTTATAGAGGTTatagaggaacaggaggaataCTGCACCAGTCCCATTGTGCCCATGTCAGAGAGTCAGTGTGATACTGACACATTCAAAAACTCTGTAAATTTTGAAATGGATGGAAAATCCTTAAATATTAAGCCCCAAATTGAGGATCACAGCAAAAGTCACACAGGTGGGAAGCCATTTTTTAGCAATGTGTGTGGGAAAACTTTTCCTTCTAGCGATCCCTTGAAagtccacatgagaactcacacaggtggtAAGCCGTATTGTTGCGAAATCTGTGGGAAAACGTTCGCAAGAAATGATCGATTGTCTCGCCACATGAGGgcccacacaggtgagaagccatacCTTTGTAACACTTGTGGGAAAAGGCTTGCCGACATGTCAACATACAAAAAGCACATAGCACTCCACACAGGTGAAAAGCCTCACCTGTGTAACATCTGTGGCAATAGATTTATTGATGAGTCcaatttaaaaagacacattaGAACTCATACACGTGGGAAGCCATTTTTTTGCAACGAGTGTGggaaaagtttttcttttaacgCTCCCTTCAAAgcccacatgagaactcacacaggtgaaaaGCCGTATAGTTGTGAAACCTGTGGGAGAAATTTTGCAAGAAGTGATAAATTGTTGCGCCACATGAGaagtcacacaggtgagaagccgtacCTTTGTACCACCTGTGGGAAAAGGCTTGCTGACTCGTCAACATATAAAAAGCACATGGCaatccacatgagaactcacacaggtgagaagctgCATTCTTGTGAAACTTGTGGTAAAACTTTTAGACATATTAACAAGCTGTTGTGCCACATGAgcactcacacaggtgagaagccttacctctgtaacacctgtgggaatAGCTTTTTCGACAAATCAAATTTTCGAAGGCACATTAGAACCCACACAGGGGAGAAACCTTATCCTTGCAAAGTATGTGGCAGAGACTTTGCCCTTAGCACCACCTTAAAAATCCACATGAGGATTCATACAGGTGAGAGGCCGTTTGTTTGCATCTTCTGTGGGAATGGATTTATGAACAACTCTAGTCTGAAATACCACATGATGACTCACAGGGACAAGACTTCAGAGTCCTGA
- the LOC129347884 gene encoding zinc finger protein 436-like isoform X1, whose translation MSSVQRLVSGRLPAAFEDVFPVFEKTVVRQEEVDRQSRLLDVSWQPEIKLHRIDRQCDCKEKTVLADQHLYNEDRNSSPDPKELKCPHIKEEQQEHCTSLNHEVFNCWQIKEEQEELCTSLKMEEPDKPQFKEEREELCTSLDQEEPKCPQIKEEQEELYTSLKREEPNSPKFKEEQEDLYISLYKEEHNFPQIKEEPIEFYNSLEQVKPESPQNKEEQEKLFTSQEEDKLVLRQETDSPLVTSTHEESDEHANSGSSESAELKSRKRRQCNNVVKCPMPESQCDTDTDEDSSKYDTGAKSQMKIHHRTHTGEKCYSCKKCDKTFTFSASFKVHMRSHTGERPYSCETCGKTFTRSDRLSLHMRTHTGEKPYLCNTCGKRFTDPSAFRRHTAIHTGEKLHSCETCGKSFRHTNTLLCHTRTHTGERPFVCNLCGNRFINKSKLKRHTKTHTGEKPHLCDTCGKTFIRLSMLKNHTRTHTGEKPYSCKTCGKNFTHGTTLKQHLKTHTDERPERSLVKKPSRKPNLKKK comes from the exons ATGTCTTCGGTCCAGCGGCTGGTCAGCGGGCGGCTCCCTGCGGCTTTTGAAGACGTTTTCCCGGTGTTTGAGAAGACTGTGGTCCGGCAGGAGGAGGTGGACCGTCAGAGCAGACTGCTGGATGTCAGCTGGCAGCCCGAAATAAAGCTGCACAGAATCG ACCGCCAATGTGACTGTAAGGAAAAGACGGTTCTTGCTGACCAGCATCTCTACAATGAGGACAGGAACTCTAGTCCGGATCCAAAGGAATTAAAGTGTCCTCATATTAAAGAGGAACAGCAGGAACACTGCACCAGTCTAAACCATGAAGTATTCAACTGTTGgcagattaaagaggaacaggaagaactCTGCACCAGTCTGAAAATGGAGGAACCAGATAAACCGCAGTTTAAAGAGGAAAGGGAGGAACTCTGCACCAGTCTAGACCAGGAAGAACCAAAGTGTCCgcagattaaagaggaacaggaggaactctACACCAGTCTGAAAAGGGAGGAACCAAATTCTCCCAAGtttaaagaggaacaggaggatCTTTATATCAGTCTGTACAAGGAGGAGCACAATTTtccacagattaaagaggaaccTATAGAATTTTACAACAGTCTGGAGCAGGTGAAACCAGAGTCTCCACAGaataaagaggaacaggaaaaaCTATTCACCAGTCAGGAGGAAGACAAGCTTGTACTAAGGCAAGAGACTGACAGCCCTCTGGTGACTTCTACTCATGAAGAAAGTGATGAGCATGCCAACTCAGGATCAAGTGAAAGTGCAGAGCTGAAGTCAAGGAAAAGACGTCAATGTAACAATGTAGTAAAATGTCCGATGCCAGAGAGTCAGTGTGATACTGATACTGATGAAGACTCTAGTAAATATGACACTGGTGCAAAGTCTCAAATGAAAATACATCACAGaacccacacaggtgagaagtgTTATTCTTGCAAAAAGTGTGATAAAACTTTCACTTTCAGTGCTAGCTTTAAAGTCCACATGAGAAgccacacaggtgagaggccgTATTCTTGTGAAACCTGCGGGAAAACTTTCACAAGAAGCGATAGATTGTCGCTTCACATGAGAACCCACACGGGTGAGAAGCCGTATCTTTGTAACACCTGCGGGAAAAGGTTTACGGACCCGTCTGCATTTAGAAGGCACACAGCGATCCACACCGGTGAGAAGCTGCATTCTTGTGAAACgtgtgggaaaagtttcagaCATACTAATACTTTATTGTGCCACACGAGAACTCATACGGGGGAGAGGCCTTTTGTCTGTAACCTCTGCGGGAACAGATTTATTAACAAGTCTAAGTTGAAAAGGCACACGAAAACTCACACCGGCGAGAAACCTCACCTCTGTGACACGTGTGGCAAGACATTTATTCGTTTGTcgatgttgaaaaatcacacgAGAACGCACACGGGTGAGAAACCTTACTCTTGCAAAACATGTGGGAAAAATTTCACTCATGGCACAACCTTGAAACAGCACTTGAAAACTCACACGGATGAGCGTCCTGAAAGATCTTTGGTGAAAAAACCATCAAGGAAGCCtaacttgaaaaaaaagtga
- the LOC129347884 gene encoding trichohyalin-like isoform X2 yields MSSVQRLVSGRLPAAFEDVFPVFEKTVVRQEEVDRQSRLLDVSWQPEIKLHRIDRQCDCKEKTVLADQHLYNEDRNSSPDPKELKCPHIKEEQQEHCTSLNHEVFNCWQIKEEQEELCTSLKMEEPDKPQFKEEREELCTSLDQEEPKCPQIKEEQEELYTSLKREEPNSPKFKEEQEDLYISLYKEEHNFPQIKEEPIEFYNSLEQVKPESPQNKEEQEKLFTSQEEDKLVLRQETDSPLVTSTHEESDEHANSGSSESAELKSRKRRQCNNVVKCPMPESQCDTDTDEDSSKYDTGAKSQMKIHHRTHTDLYPLGHVADTAWILWNAKAEAKPDNKSLIFRVDLKSHIKLPSWTIPGQKLPLSQERDSIVSEVNYSRTAVISPHH; encoded by the exons ATGTCTTCGGTCCAGCGGCTGGTCAGCGGGCGGCTCCCTGCGGCTTTTGAAGACGTTTTCCCGGTGTTTGAGAAGACTGTGGTCCGGCAGGAGGAGGTGGACCGTCAGAGCAGACTGCTGGATGTCAGCTGGCAGCCCGAAATAAAGCTGCACAGAATCG ACCGCCAATGTGACTGTAAGGAAAAGACGGTTCTTGCTGACCAGCATCTCTACAATGAGGACAGGAACTCTAGTCCGGATCCAAAGGAATTAAAGTGTCCTCATATTAAAGAGGAACAGCAGGAACACTGCACCAGTCTAAACCATGAAGTATTCAACTGTTGgcagattaaagaggaacaggaagaactCTGCACCAGTCTGAAAATGGAGGAACCAGATAAACCGCAGTTTAAAGAGGAAAGGGAGGAACTCTGCACCAGTCTAGACCAGGAAGAACCAAAGTGTCCgcagattaaagaggaacaggaggaactctACACCAGTCTGAAAAGGGAGGAACCAAATTCTCCCAAGtttaaagaggaacaggaggatCTTTATATCAGTCTGTACAAGGAGGAGCACAATTTtccacagattaaagaggaaccTATAGAATTTTACAACAGTCTGGAGCAGGTGAAACCAGAGTCTCCACAGaataaagaggaacaggaaaaaCTATTCACCAGTCAGGAGGAAGACAAGCTTGTACTAAGGCAAGAGACTGACAGCCCTCTGGTGACTTCTACTCATGAAGAAAGTGATGAGCATGCCAACTCAGGATCAAGTGAAAGTGCAGAGCTGAAGTCAAGGAAAAGACGTCAATGTAACAATGTAGTAAAATGTCCGATGCCAGAGAGTCAGTGTGATACTGATACTGATGAAGACTCTAGTAAATATGACACTGGTGCAAAGTCTCAAATGAAAATACATCACAGaacccacacag ATTTGTATCCTCTGGGTCATGTAGCGGACACGGCTTGGATTCTTTGGAATGCCAAGGCAGAGGCCAAACCAGATAACAAATCCTTAATATTTAGGGTGGACCTAAAGAGCCACATAAAGCTGCCATCATGGACGATACCAGGACAGAAACTTCCTCTTTCCCAGGAAAGAGACTCCATTGTGTCAGAGGTGAATTACAGCAGGACCGCTGTGATTTCCCCTCACCATTGA